One part of the Glycine soja cultivar W05 chromosome 11, ASM419377v2, whole genome shotgun sequence genome encodes these proteins:
- the LOC114376967 gene encoding NADP-dependent D-sorbitol-6-phosphate dehydrogenase-like, whose translation MTTTHPLVFCLKHGICVTAHTPLGGAGAKAGWVWPKKYKKTVAQIALRWGIQRNTVVIPKLSKLERLKENFQVFDFELSKEDMELIGSICRKYRTNQPAVFWGIDLYA comes from the exons ATGACCACCACCCACCCTCT CGTGTTTTGTCTGAAGCACGGGATTTGTGTCACTGCACACACTCCACTAGGAGGTGCTGGAGCAAAGGCTGGATG GGTCTGGccgaaaaaatacaaaaagactgTTGCCCAGATCGCTCTTCGCTGGGGCATTCAAAGGAACACTGTGGTCATTCCTAAATTGTCAAAACTGGAGAGGTTGAAAGAGAACTTTCAGGTTTTCGATTTTGAGTTGTCTAAAGAGGACATGGAGCTCATTGGAAGTATATGTAGAAAATATCGAACCAACCAACCAGCTGTGTTTTGGGGCATAGATTTGTATGCGTGA
- the LOC114375951 gene encoding uncharacterized protein LOC114375951, producing the protein MGENEEATTTDMLQRLHFLKQPLNMEQLSIPQFNPSQMRARHHHQNQNQFDGGNSNKRAGIPPSHPHQIPPISPYSQIPLSRQHSNINSNSNISPTPTHTRSLSQPSFFSLDSLPPLSPSPFRDSSSTSVSEAADVSMEDRDVSSHSLLPPSPFSRTLNTNNSNLPLPPRKAHRRSNSDIPFGFSTVLQSSPPLIPLRNPVSAKPAQLVKRETPWDRVVEHNTNTNNNNNVEGSGEKKSPEGEVVDDLFSAYMNLDSFDALNSSGTDDKNGGENRDDLDSRASGTKTNGGDSSDNEAESSVNESGHGGSEKREGMKRSAGGEIAPTTRHYRSVSMDSFIGKLNFGDESPKLPPSPGQRGGLMSPAGGIDGNSAAFSLEFGNGEFSGPELKKIMANEKLAEIALTDPKRAKRILANRQSAARSKERKMRYISELEHKVQTLQTEATTLSAQLTLLQRDSAGLTNQNSELKFRLQSMEQQAKLRDALNEALTAEVQRLKIATAELSSDSHGSSCLIPQHSVNPLMFQQQPPSASQQNIHLQQQQHRQNGNANSNSDLKQ; encoded by the exons AtgggagaaaatgaagaagctaCGACGACTGACATGTTGCAGAGGCTTCACTTTCTGAAGCAGCCGTTAAACATGGAGCAACTTAGCATCCCGCAATTCAACCCCTCGCAAATGCGCGCGAggcatcatcatcagaatcagaaccAGTTCGACGGTGGGAACAGTAACAAGCGCGCCGGTATACCACCCTCGCACCCACACCAGATCCCACCCATTTCGCCGTACTCTCAGATCCCATTGTCGCGTCAGCACAGCAACATCAACAGCAACAGCAACATTTCCCCTACACCCACCCACACCCGATCACTCTCGCAGCCCTCGTTTTTCTCCCTCGACTCCCTCCCTCCACTTAGCCCCTCTCCCTTCCGTGACTCCTCCTCGACTTCCGTGTCCGAAGCTGCTGACGTGTCCATGGAAGATCGCGACGTGAGTTCTCATTCCCTGTTGCCACCCTCACCTTTCTCCAGAACACTCAACACCAACAACAGTAATTTACCATTACCTCCTCGGAAAGCGCATAGACGCTCTAACAGTGATATTCCGTTTGGGTTTTCCACCGTTTTGCAATCTTCTCCGCCGCTTATCCCTCTTCGGAACCCCGTTTCAGCGAAACCTGCTCAGTTGGTGAAACGGGAAACACCGTGGGACAGGGTTGTTGAGCATAatactaatactaataataataataatgtagagGGATCCGGGGAGAAGAAATCTCCTGAAGGGGAAGTGGTGGATGATCTTTTCTCTGCTTACATGAATTTGGATAGCTTTGATGCTTTGAACTCTTCTGGAACCGATGATAAAAATGGAGGCGAAAATCGCGATGATTTGGATAGTAGAGCCAGTGGAACTAAGACCAATGGTGGAGACAGTAGTGATAATGAAGCTGAGAGTAGTGTTAATGAGAGTGGGCATGGAGGGAGTGAGAAGAGGGAAGGGATGAAAAGGAGTGCTGGGGGTGAGATTGCACCAACTACAAGGCACTATAGGAGTGTCTCCATGGATAGTTTCATTGGGAAGTTGAATTTCGGTGACGAGTCGCCGAAGCTGCCTCCTTCGCCGGGGCAGAGAGGTGGTTTGATGTCGCCTGCGGGTGGAATTGATGGGAATTCGGCGGCCTTCAGCTTGGAGTTTGGAAATGGGGAGTTTAGTGGGCCTGAATTGAAGAAAATTATGGCCAATGAAAAGCTTGCGGAGATTGCCTTGACCGATCCAAAGCGTGCGAAAAG GATTTTGGCCAACCGGCAATCGGCTGCGCGATCCAAAGAGCGAAAGATGCGGTACATTTCGGAGCTAGAACACAAGGTTCAGACTCTACAGACAGAAGCCACCACACTATCTGCACAGCTTACTCTGTTACAG AGAGATTCTGCTGGACTCACTAACCAGAATAGCGAGTTGAAGTTTCGCCTTCAATCTATGGAACAGCAAGCAAAGCTCCGAGATG CTCTAAATGAGGCTCTTACTGCTGAAGTTCAAAGATTAAAGATTGCTACAGCTGAACTAAGTAGCGATTCGCATGGTTCTAGCTGTTTGATTCCTCAACATTCTGTCAACCCTCTGATGTTCCAGCAGCAGCCTCCTTCTGCATCCCAACAAAACATTCATCTTCAACAGCAGCAGCACCGCCAGAATGGTAATGCCAACTCAAATTCTGACTTAAAACAATAG
- the LOC114376973 gene encoding protein PARTING DANCERS, protein MRPLLRTVVVTAGVCLMRNAWKEDQHPSFINFISTFLSANSFRLNFVPIAPDFIFNCGGLSVAFIFVTNWDCNNVAPIFNRVKKLKMQFARFYVVITLPAKEQFDSLIQSYFKFGMVIGKPTFVPVQDSEMGFEKMVKIAHSSGVYKQERIGEKLKAERKQLVQGMNFYLKVLTSIPGIDNHDANSLSQAIGSVQAIAKASKEQILENTDLSTDKAEMVSRFLRDPKFYLCPKIN, encoded by the exons ATGAGGCCATTGTTACGTACTGTTGTAGTTACAGCTGGAGTCTGCCTGATGAGAAATGCATGGAAAGAGGACCAACATCCATCGTTCATCAATTTTATCTCCACTTTCCTCTCTGCTAATTCCTTTCGCCTAAATTTTGTCCCAATCGCCCCG GATTTTATATTCAATTGTGGGGGTTTGTCTGTGGCCTTCATTTTTGTGACAAACTGGGACTGCAACAATGTTGCTCCAATCTTCAACAG AGTTAAGAAACTGAAGATGCAATTTGCACGTTTTTACGTGGTTATCACACTCCCGGCAAAAGAGCAATTTGATTCACTTATTCAGTCATATTTCAA ATTTGGGATGGTGATTGGCAAGCCTACATTTGTGCCAGTTCAGGACTCAGAGATGGGGTTTGAAAAGATGGTAAAAATAGCTCATTCTTCTGGAG TATACAAGCAGGAGAGAATTGGGGAAAAATTGAAAGCTGAG AGGAAGCAGTTAGTGCAAGGAATGAACTTTTACCTTAAGGTGCTTACATCCATCCCAGGCATTGACAATCACGATGCAAATTCG CTTAGTCAAGCTATTGGTTCTGTCCAAGCAATTGCCAAGGCGTCAAAAGAGCAAATTCTAGAGAACACAGATCTTTCTACTGACAAGGCAGAGATGGTTTCAAGGTTTCTCAGGGACCCAAAGTTTTACTTGTGTCCCAAGATCAACTGA
- the LOC114377345 gene encoding polyprenol reductase 2-like — MVFLFHNQPMEVVLVQMLRLAWVAATLPIIVASIPTPKLNCLRGTLLGFARRGKIMHSSSQKVTISQRFFLHFYVVAFIWTTLLLVGTWAYAYSMVPLVVEPFSYSTITSFLTGGSTIRTDTHKLRQGYVAWQAVFLLLMMEVHVLRRLYETIHVFNYSPSARMHAVGYLTGLFFYVGAPLSLCGGCAVEVFNFLANLVTEFIVKGKNQMQVTELEFWQVVNPLFKLGWKHWIGAAVFLWGWIHQHQCHKILGSLRHSRQADEYVIPHGDWFEIVSSPHYLSEIVIYASFVVATGGSNLTIWLLFVFVVANLSFAAVETHGWYRQKFEDYPSSRFAIIPFIL; from the exons atggtttttctttttcataatcAACCGATGGAGGTGGTTCTCGTTCAAATGCTGAGGCTGGCATGGGTCGCTGCCACGTTACCCATCATCGTCGCTTCTATTCCCACTCCCAAGCTCAACTGCCTCCGTGGCACCTTGCTGGGTTTTGCTCGTAGAGGCAAAATCATGCACTCTTCCTCCCAA AAAGTAACTATTTCTCAGAGGTTCTTCTTGCACTTCTACGTTGTGGCTTTTATATGGACAACGTTGCTACTTGTTGGGACTTGGGCATATGCGTACAGCATGGTGCCACTTGTTGTGGAGCCGTTTTCTTACTCTACTATCACTAGCTTCTTGACTGGTGGTTCTACTATTAGAACTGATACGCATAAATTGAGGCAGGGATATGTGGCCTGGCAAGCGGTTTTTCTGCTTTTGATGATGGAAGTTCATGTCCTCAGACGCCTTTATGAGACGATACATGTTTTTAACTATAGCCCTTCTGCTCGCATGCATGCCGTTGGTTATCTCACTGGATTGTT TTTCTACGTAGGAGCACCACTATCGCTGTGTGGTGGTTGTGCAGTAGAGGTGTTTAACTTCCTAGCAAATCTAGTGACTGAGTTCATTGTCAAGGGCAAGAATCAGATGCAAGTAACAGAGTTAGAATTCTGGCAAGTTGTGAATCCTCTCTTCAAGCTTGGGTGGAAGCATTGGATTGGTGCTGCTGTTTTCTTATGGGGTTGGATTCATCAACACCAGTGCCATAAGATTCTT GGTTCTCTACGACATTCAAGACAAGCAGATGAATATGTAATTCCTCATGGTGATTGGTTTGAAATTGTCTCCTCTCCACATTATCTGTCTGAAATC GTTATATACGCTAGTTTTGTGGTCGCTACTGGAGGATCCAACCTAACAATCTGGctgctttttgtttttgtg GTGGCAAATCTGTCATTTGCAGCTGTGGAAACACATGGCTGGTATCGTCAGAAATTTGAAGATTATCCAAGTAGTCGCTTTGCTATAATTCCATTTATTCTGTGA
- the LOC114377479 gene encoding V-type proton ATPase 16 kDa proteolipid subunit-like, with protein MAPFSGDETAPFFGFLGAAAALVFSCMGAAYGTAKSGVGVASMGVMRPELVMKSIVPVVMAGVLGIYGLIIAVIISTGINPKAKSYYLFDGYAHLSSGLACGLAGLSAGMAIGIVGDAGVRANAQQPKLFVGMILILIFAEALALYGLIVGIILSSRAGQSRAD; from the exons ATGGCTCCGTTCAGCGGCGATGAGACGGCACCGTTTTTCGGCTTCCTTGGAGCCGCAGCTGCCCTCGTCTTCTCCT GTATGGGAGCTGCCTATGGCACAGCGAAGAGTGGCGTTGGCGTGGCTTCGATGGGTGTGATGAGACCAGAGCTGGTGATGAAGTCTATTGTCCCTGTTGTTATGGCTGGAGTTTTGGGTATTTATGGCCTTATTATTGCTGTTATTATCAGTACTGGCATTAATCCCAAGGCCAAATCTTATTACCTCTTTGATGGTTATGCACATCTCTCCTCTGGTCTTGCCTGTGGGCTGGCTGGCCTCTCTGCTGGCATGGCTATTGGTATTGTTGGTGATGCTGGTGTTAG AGCCAATGCACAGCAGCCAAAGCTTTTTGTTGGAATGATTCTTATTCTCATTTTTGCTGAAGCTCTTGCTCTCTATGGTCTCATTGTTGGTATTATCCTGTCTTCACGTGCTGGTCAGTCTAGAGCTGATTAA